From one Thermoleophilaceae bacterium genomic stretch:
- a CDS encoding DUF6055 domain-containing protein, with the protein MSYGIRRLAAGAISVLTLLVLAAPASAARPDTTGWDELDSPHFAVHYPPASALGDAQALSSNLETAYATEVGSWGFNPPIPDSDSRVDVYVADTGGHLGESVRDNPAADTSSGYIVIDPSAVTNAETAAHEFFHILQYAIYAHGAKFLKEGTAEWAGANVSGGTGWLFTYWGAPDQPLDCIPTSPCGTNDYSYSRWLFFDYLSEHYGPGIVKELFQKARALAAGDDPATDVRAVDQVLAAHGAGLAQAFNGFTAANTGASYTFPGLAGSGKFPHAAAGMYTGAVSGTLPAQTLSVDHLAANYVYFYSGDTRVSSAGCGAATLNVSVDLPPGSASAPSISDAFGVQQLSVSGSTASASVPWTNCVGSVAVLGVPNPGTTPADDAKQFTTHATMTVTPVKLRNAAPPRVRVSIPRLAHVARSRPFLRFNVRSTGRGMLQVLLKSRYVRGSYNLRSGLNRLRLHLPRSFKGGRHQIVFRVFSTTGQRGQVVKRHVRINLHGKAAHGSPAKPRRFAA; encoded by the coding sequence ATGTCCTACGGGATCAGGCGCCTCGCGGCAGGGGCGATCTCCGTTCTAACCCTTCTGGTGCTCGCGGCGCCGGCTTCGGCCGCCCGCCCGGACACCACCGGATGGGACGAGCTAGACAGCCCGCACTTCGCCGTGCACTACCCGCCCGCGAGCGCGCTCGGCGACGCTCAGGCGCTCTCATCGAACCTCGAGACCGCATATGCCACCGAGGTCGGCTCCTGGGGCTTCAATCCGCCCATTCCCGACAGCGATTCTCGCGTGGACGTGTACGTGGCGGACACCGGCGGCCACCTCGGCGAGTCCGTCCGCGACAACCCCGCGGCCGACACCTCGAGCGGCTACATCGTGATCGACCCGTCCGCGGTGACCAACGCCGAGACGGCCGCCCACGAGTTCTTCCACATCCTCCAGTACGCGATCTACGCACACGGCGCGAAGTTCCTCAAGGAGGGCACGGCCGAGTGGGCGGGCGCCAACGTGTCCGGCGGGACCGGCTGGCTCTTCACCTACTGGGGGGCGCCGGACCAGCCGCTCGACTGCATCCCCACGTCCCCCTGCGGGACGAACGACTACTCGTACTCGCGCTGGCTCTTCTTCGACTACCTGTCGGAGCACTACGGGCCGGGCATCGTGAAGGAGCTCTTCCAGAAGGCCCGCGCGCTTGCCGCGGGCGATGACCCCGCCACGGACGTGCGAGCGGTCGACCAGGTGCTGGCGGCACACGGCGCCGGCCTCGCCCAGGCCTTCAACGGCTTCACGGCGGCCAACACGGGCGCGTCCTACACGTTCCCGGGCCTCGCCGGCAGCGGCAAGTTCCCGCACGCCGCGGCAGGCATGTACACCGGCGCGGTGAGCGGCACGCTCCCAGCCCAGACCCTCAGCGTCGACCACCTCGCCGCCAACTACGTCTACTTCTACAGCGGAGATACGCGTGTGTCCTCCGCGGGCTGCGGCGCGGCCACGCTGAACGTGAGCGTGGATCTGCCACCGGGGAGCGCGTCGGCCCCGAGCATCTCGGACGCTTTCGGGGTGCAGCAGCTGAGCGTCAGCGGCAGCACCGCCTCGGCCAGCGTGCCGTGGACCAACTGCGTCGGCTCGGTGGCCGTGCTCGGCGTGCCGAATCCGGGCACCACGCCGGCGGACGACGCCAAGCAGTTCACCACGCACGCGACGATGACCGTCACTCCGGTCAAGCTGCGCAACGCAGCCCCGCCGCGCGTGAGGGTCAGTATCCCCAGGCTCGCGCACGTGGCCCGCAGCCGCCCGTTCCTGCGCTTCAACGTGCGCTCGACCGGCCGCGGGATGCTCCAGGTGCTGCTCAAGTCTCGCTACGTGCGCGGCAGCTACAACCTCAGGTCCGGCCTCAACCGGCTCCGGCTTCACCTGCCGCGGAGCTTCAAGGGCGGCCGGCACCAGATCGTCTTCCGGGTGTTCTCCACCACCGGGCAGCGCGGCCAGGTGGTGAAGCGCCACGTGCGCATAAACCTGCACGGGAAGGCGGCGCATGGCAGCCCGGCCAAGCCGCGTCGCTTCGCCGCCTAG
- a CDS encoding GNAT family N-acetyltransferase yields the protein MAETWAFEAALQDRCAERRESFEWGTALFRLDMPRVHDQNLLRLERGFDSVTADELAAAADRLQRPAGLSHRKVLVPNEAAGERLSPGFAELSWRRARHVVMVHRGDPPPRPPHDVREVPAEALRDPRIRAFEEDLGQGAAGQVAAALELAAAVAVSSSSFAVEADGALVSWCVMYQEDGLAQIDDVVTDPGYRQRGYAKAVVAAATRRSIESRDRVTFLVADDEDWPKEMYARLGFEPIGRRYEFTRL from the coding sequence TTGGCTGAAACCTGGGCGTTCGAGGCCGCGCTTCAGGACCGCTGCGCGGAGCGGCGGGAGTCGTTCGAATGGGGCACCGCGCTGTTTCGGCTCGACATGCCGCGCGTGCACGACCAGAACCTGCTGCGTCTGGAACGCGGCTTCGACAGTGTGACCGCGGACGAACTAGCGGCCGCCGCCGACCGCCTGCAGCGCCCGGCGGGCCTCTCGCACCGGAAGGTCCTGGTGCCGAACGAGGCCGCCGGGGAGCGGCTGTCGCCGGGGTTTGCGGAGCTGTCGTGGCGCCGGGCACGGCACGTGGTGATGGTCCACCGCGGCGACCCGCCGCCGCGGCCACCGCACGACGTCCGCGAGGTGCCGGCGGAGGCGCTGCGCGACCCACGGATCCGCGCCTTCGAGGAAGACCTCGGGCAGGGCGCGGCGGGGCAGGTGGCCGCGGCGCTCGAGCTCGCGGCGGCCGTCGCGGTGAGCTCGAGCTCTTTTGCCGTGGAGGCCGACGGGGCGCTCGTGTCCTGGTGCGTGATGTATCAGGAGGACGGCTTGGCCCAGATTGACGATGTCGTCACCGACCCGGGCTACCGCCAGCGGGGCTACGCGAAGGCGGTGGTGGCCGCCGCCACGCGGCGCTCGATCGAGTCACGCGACCGCGTCACCTTCCTCGTCGCGGACGATGAGGACTGGCCCAAGGAGATGTATGCCCGCCTCGGCTTCGAGCCGATTGGCAGGCGCTACGAGTTCACCCGCCTCTAG
- a CDS encoding aspartate aminotransferase family protein, translated as MADPLHDLSEVHRALELAAELAHGYVKGVGDDPVQPPGSDERVQALTGELPERGEGSLAPLRELGEMGNRFATRSSGGRFFHFVIGGTTPAALAADWLTSALDQNNGLWAASPLGARMETLATEWLRDLFELPPEFSGVLVTGGTMANFTCLAAARSWWAERHGLDIDEDGLGGAPPIPAFTTDHIHPSARKSLGLLGVGRSAVRRCENLDQLEASLSELDGAPSILVATAGEPNAAAFDPIAEMADLAERYGAWLHVDGAFGLFAQLSPRTRHLTAGVERAHSVSSDGHKWLNVPHDCGFAFVRERRYLLSAFAGGAAYLPEYEDERPSPGYISAEGSRRTRAFAVWATLKAYGREGYREMVERHVGLAEQLAARVDAEPELERLAEPQLNVVTFRWRPDGVPESELDALNSRLGAELLRDGRVFAGTTLYEGRVAFRPAIVNWRTQEADVELLVDVLLELAPALLARAG; from the coding sequence ATGGCCGATCCCCTGCACGACCTGAGCGAGGTGCACCGGGCGCTTGAACTCGCAGCCGAGCTCGCGCACGGCTATGTGAAGGGCGTGGGCGACGACCCCGTACAGCCGCCGGGCAGCGACGAGCGCGTGCAGGCGCTCACGGGGGAGCTTCCCGAGCGAGGCGAGGGATCGCTCGCGCCGCTGCGCGAACTGGGCGAGATGGGCAACCGCTTCGCCACGCGCTCGAGCGGCGGCCGCTTCTTCCACTTCGTGATTGGCGGCACCACTCCCGCGGCCCTGGCCGCCGACTGGCTCACCTCGGCGCTCGACCAGAACAACGGCCTGTGGGCGGCGTCGCCGCTCGGCGCCCGCATGGAGACGCTCGCCACCGAGTGGCTGCGCGATCTGTTCGAGCTGCCGCCCGAGTTCAGCGGCGTGCTCGTGACCGGCGGGACGATGGCGAACTTCACCTGCCTCGCGGCCGCCCGTAGTTGGTGGGCCGAGCGCCACGGCCTCGACATCGACGAGGACGGCCTCGGCGGTGCCCCGCCGATTCCCGCCTTCACCACCGACCACATCCATCCGAGCGCGAGGAAGTCACTGGGCTTGCTGGGCGTGGGCCGCTCCGCCGTGAGGCGATGCGAGAACCTCGATCAGCTGGAGGCCAGCCTGAGCGAGCTCGATGGCGCGCCGTCCATCCTCGTGGCCACCGCCGGCGAGCCCAATGCCGCCGCCTTCGATCCGATCGCGGAAATGGCCGACCTGGCCGAGCGCTACGGCGCCTGGCTGCACGTGGACGGCGCGTTCGGGCTCTTCGCGCAGCTGTCGCCTCGCACCCGGCATCTCACGGCAGGGGTGGAGCGCGCGCATTCGGTGTCCTCGGACGGCCACAAGTGGCTCAACGTTCCGCATGACTGCGGCTTCGCGTTCGTGCGCGAGCGGCGGTATCTCCTCAGCGCCTTCGCGGGCGGTGCGGCATATCTGCCGGAGTACGAGGACGAGCGCCCGTCGCCGGGGTACATCAGCGCGGAAGGGTCGCGCCGGACCCGTGCCTTCGCCGTGTGGGCCACCCTCAAGGCGTACGGGCGCGAGGGCTACCGCGAGATGGTGGAGCGCCACGTGGGGCTCGCGGAGCAGCTCGCGGCCCGCGTGGACGCCGAGCCGGAGCTCGAGCGCCTGGCGGAGCCGCAGCTCAACGTCGTCACCTTCCGCTGGCGGCCGGATGGGGTGCCCGAGAGCGAGCTCGATGCCCTCAACTCGCGGCTGGGCGCCGAGCTGCTGCGCGACGGCCGGGTGTTCGCCGGCACCACCCTCTACGAGGGCAGGGTCGCGTTCAGGCCGGCGATCGTGAACTGGCGAACGCAGGAAGCGGACGTGGAACTGCTCGTGGACGTGCTGCTCGAGCTCGCCCCAGCGCTCCTCGCCCGGGCGGGCTAG